Proteins encoded by one window of Oreochromis niloticus isolate F11D_XX linkage group LG17, O_niloticus_UMD_NMBU, whole genome shotgun sequence:
- the LOC100692723 gene encoding fish-egg lectin, translated as MLQFPAVQIDAGQGNIVMTDSNNYAYFLIGSQWYKMGSLTLKHVSVGPAGIWGVDLNNRVYKYVAGSFVFANGETLQQVDAGGDSQVVGVTDTSTIHCLKSTIVSAYRKQSTLSWITLPGLLMYVSCSTKYGCWGVNSAENIYFTKITPSTCGISGWIQVDGLAVMVEIGTDGSVFVVTRGGEVFQRQGIDSSTPQGTSWTQIPMPSRISHM; from the exons atgctgcagTTTCCTGCTGTACAGATTGATGCTGGGCAGGGGAACATTGTGATGACAGACAGCAACAATTATGCATACTTTCTGATTGGATCACAATGGTACAAAATGGGCTCACTCACCCTCAAGCATGTCTCAGTGGGACCTGCAGGAATCTGGGGTGTTGACCTCAACAACAGGGTCTACAAATACGTAGCTGGCAGCTTTGTTTTTGCGAATG GTGAGACTTTACAGCAGGTGGATGCTGGAGGTGATAGTCAGGTGGTGGGAGTTACTGACACCTCCACCATCCACTGTCTGAAAAGCACCATTGTGTCAGCCTACAGGAAACAGAGCACCCTGAGCTGGATAACCCTGCCTGGGCTTTTAATGTATGTCAGTTGCAGCACAAAATATGGATGCTGGGGAGTGAACTCAGCTGAAAACATCTACTTCACA AAAATAACACCGAGCACCTGTGGCATCAGTGGCTGGATACAAGTGGATGGTCTTGCAGTAATGGTTGAAATTGGGACTGATGGAAGCGTCTTTGTTGTAACTAGAGGAGGAGAGGTCTTCCAAAG ACAAGGCATCGACAGCAGCACTCCACAAGGCACGAGCTGGACCCAAATACCAATGCCCTCTCGCATCAGCCACATGTGA